From a region of the Terriglobales bacterium genome:
- a CDS encoding peptidylprolyl isomerase, giving the protein MRTAIFLILISAVIVSAQVAPPATSKPAPQATTPATPTAPPVTKPEDVPLTAAVITIHGVCPDKPAGTDPNSEDCKTVVTRGEFEKLANTLSPVMPGSAKQQLAAEYSRMLVFGDEARKLGLEKSQRFRDLMAFVQLQVLAREMQLHMQEKAKPSAAEVENFYKQNPGRFEELSVSRIFIPRSRPADGGAETKQATDDDLKAQAEKARARVAAGESFEQVQKDVYEAAGFKTPPPPTSIPNWRKEALSPEQQQLFNMKPGELSQPMLEGAGVYIYRVDDRKPVPFEQAKSEIETQLTNERMKQQVDAISTHVKADVNQPYFRALTAADQGAGAPPPAGATRAPAAASPGTAPAKSSNAGAATGTKPMPSTAPKPAPTTKK; this is encoded by the coding sequence ATGCGCACAGCAATCTTCCTGATACTCATCTCGGCCGTTATCGTCTCGGCCCAAGTTGCTCCTCCCGCAACTTCGAAACCGGCGCCACAGGCAACGACTCCTGCGACTCCAACTGCACCACCCGTCACCAAACCGGAAGACGTCCCGCTCACCGCCGCGGTAATAACCATTCACGGAGTCTGCCCCGACAAACCGGCCGGAACCGATCCGAATTCCGAGGACTGCAAGACCGTTGTCACCCGTGGTGAATTTGAGAAACTGGCCAACACACTCTCGCCGGTTATGCCGGGATCTGCCAAGCAGCAACTCGCCGCGGAATATTCACGGATGCTGGTGTTCGGTGACGAAGCCCGCAAACTGGGACTTGAGAAATCGCAACGCTTCCGCGACCTGATGGCGTTTGTGCAGTTGCAGGTTCTCGCTCGCGAGATGCAGTTGCACATGCAGGAAAAGGCGAAGCCCTCGGCTGCGGAGGTCGAGAACTTCTATAAGCAGAATCCGGGCCGGTTTGAAGAGTTGTCGGTGAGCCGCATATTCATCCCGAGAAGCCGCCCTGCGGATGGCGGTGCCGAAACTAAGCAGGCAACTGATGATGATCTGAAAGCACAGGCTGAAAAGGCGCGGGCACGCGTGGCAGCCGGTGAATCGTTCGAGCAGGTGCAAAAGGACGTTTACGAAGCAGCCGGATTCAAAACACCGCCTCCGCCGACGTCGATTCCCAATTGGCGAAAAGAAGCGCTCTCCCCAGAACAGCAACAGTTATTCAACATGAAGCCGGGCGAACTTAGCCAGCCGATGCTGGAAGGCGCGGGCGTTTACATTTACCGCGTCGACGACAGAAAACCAGTTCCCTTCGAGCAGGCTAAAAGCGAGATTGAAACACAGTTAACGAACGAAAGAATGAAACAGCAGGTGGATGCTATAAGCACGCACGTCAAGGCGGATGTGAACCAGCCGTATTTCCGCGCGCTAACCGCCGCGGATCAAGGCGCAGGTGCTCCGCCGCCTGCCGGTGCGACGAGAGCACCAGCCGCCGCGAGCCCGGGAACAGCGCCGGCAAAGAGCTCTAATGCGGGTGCTGCAACTGGCACGAAGCCGATGCCCTCCACCGCCCCAAAACCTGCACCAACAACGAAAAAGTGA
- a CDS encoding cation-efflux pump: MTSTATTSADQMRSEKRNVAQNSVWAALGITGLKVVVGITTGSLGILSEALHSGLDLVAAVITLFSVRVSDKPADLDHQYGHGKFENFSAFLETGLLLLTCAWIIWEAGKRLFFHEVEIEPSVAAFLVMFFSIAVDQWRSRALKNVADKYDSQALAADALHFRTDIWSSSVVILGLALVSVGRYWGIPWLRIADPLAALVVAGIVISVSWRLARQTIDALLDAAPSGARNQILDAVEKVDGVIEVERARIRRAGNRYFADLAIGLSRNVTFQRSEQVTREVAEAVRRILPDADVVVHPTARAVSTENVFDRIRGVAASSNLNVHDISIQDFNGRLHVEQHLELDETLKLKDAHDRVTELEADIRAKVPEIDSILTHIESEPATIETAEHLEANADLERRMKEAVSDFPGILDMHEVVFKRVGEKRYVSCHCTMDDELPMSRVHDLMTALEIRIKNMDPNLFRVLIHPEPSTDNLR; the protein is encoded by the coding sequence GTGACATCGACAGCCACAACCAGCGCCGATCAGATGCGGTCGGAGAAGCGGAACGTCGCCCAGAACTCGGTCTGGGCAGCGTTGGGCATTACGGGCCTGAAGGTCGTCGTCGGTATCACAACGGGTTCTCTCGGCATCTTGTCCGAGGCGCTTCATTCGGGTCTGGACCTCGTCGCCGCCGTCATCACCCTGTTCTCGGTCAGAGTTTCCGACAAGCCTGCCGACCTCGACCACCAGTACGGACACGGCAAGTTCGAGAACTTCTCCGCGTTTCTGGAAACTGGCCTTCTCCTGTTGACGTGCGCATGGATCATCTGGGAAGCAGGGAAGCGGCTGTTCTTTCATGAAGTCGAAATCGAGCCCAGTGTCGCTGCGTTCCTCGTGATGTTTTTCTCCATTGCCGTGGACCAGTGGAGGTCGCGAGCCCTGAAGAACGTCGCGGACAAGTACGACAGCCAGGCGCTCGCTGCGGACGCGCTGCACTTTCGGACCGATATATGGTCAAGTTCCGTCGTCATCCTGGGATTGGCGCTAGTCTCAGTCGGCCGTTACTGGGGGATCCCTTGGCTTCGCATTGCTGACCCGCTGGCCGCGCTGGTAGTCGCCGGAATCGTGATCTCTGTCAGTTGGCGACTCGCGCGTCAGACGATCGATGCGCTTCTCGACGCCGCACCATCGGGAGCGAGGAACCAGATTCTGGATGCGGTGGAAAAGGTGGACGGCGTCATTGAGGTTGAGCGCGCCCGTATTCGTCGGGCCGGAAATCGGTATTTCGCCGATCTGGCGATTGGTCTAAGCCGCAACGTCACATTTCAACGGTCTGAGCAGGTTACCCGCGAAGTGGCGGAGGCGGTGCGCCGTATCCTCCCCGACGCCGATGTCGTGGTACACCCGACCGCCCGTGCGGTATCCACCGAGAACGTATTCGACCGCATCCGTGGGGTAGCCGCGTCGAGTAACCTCAACGTGCACGATATCAGCATCCAGGACTTCAACGGCCGCCTTCACGTGGAACAGCATCTTGAGTTGGACGAAACCCTGAAGCTGAAAGACGCGCATGATCGCGTCACCGAATTGGAAGCGGATATTCGGGCCAAAGTGCCCGAGATCGATTCGATTCTGACCCACATCGAAAGCGAACCGGCGACGATAGAAACGGCCGAGCATCTCGAAGCCAACGCGGACCTCGAACGCCGGATGAAGGAAGCTGTTTCTGACTTTCCTGGAATCCTTGATATGCACGAAGTGGTCTTCAAACGTGTGGGCGAGAAGCGTTACGTCTCATGTCACTGCACTATGGACGACGAGTTGCCGATGTCCAGGGTGCACGACTTGATGACCGCATTGGAGATCCGCATCAAGAACATGGACCCGAATTTATTCCGAGTGCTGATTCACCCGGAGCCCAGCACGGACAATCTTCGGTAA
- a CDS encoding tetratricopeptide repeat protein gives MQGSDQRDAAVQFFRQGYALQMKGEYERAIELYTRSIEAYPTAEAYTFRGWSYSFLGDYDTAISECKQAIRVDPDFGNPYNDIGAYLIEQGKLAESLDWLEKATRAPRYDSYCYPWFNMGRIYERMHRWDKAAECYEKALAENPDYQVAKVALRKLKIMWN, from the coding sequence ATGCAAGGGTCCGATCAACGCGATGCTGCGGTCCAGTTCTTCCGGCAGGGCTATGCCCTCCAGATGAAGGGCGAGTACGAGCGCGCCATTGAGCTGTATACCCGGTCGATTGAAGCTTACCCAACGGCCGAGGCGTATACCTTCCGTGGCTGGAGCTATTCGTTCCTGGGCGATTACGACACCGCGATCTCCGAATGCAAGCAAGCAATCCGCGTCGATCCCGACTTCGGTAATCCCTACAACGACATCGGCGCCTACCTCATCGAGCAGGGCAAACTCGCTGAATCACTTGACTGGCTGGAGAAAGCCACGCGTGCCCCCCGCTACGATTCCTATTGTTATCCGTGGTTCAACATGGGGCGGATCTACGAGCGCATGCACCGTTGGGACAAGGCGGCAGAGTGCTACGAGAAGGCGCTTGCGGAAAATCCCGATTACCAGGTTGCGAAGGTGGCCCTGCGCAAGCTGAAGATCATGTGGAACTAG
- a CDS encoding DMT family transporter encodes MTLKDSTSLSPRHNHPVRGYLFIAAATICWAISATLGRAAFTGKLFGSGQALAPIDPLILAQSRTTISFLVLAPILLAFRGRSALAMPRKDFLRVMLVGVVGVAASNYFYYLAIQRTNVATAIILQYTAPVWVLLYMVARGLQRASLQKIVSIGVALLGTALVIDVFTGDGLRTDRLGVTAAMLASLSFAFYNVFGGNVVQKHDRWKVVLYVFLGAAAFWAIVNPPWRIIAAHYSSQQWVFLFVFAVMSILLPFSFYFAGLQHLDPTRAIVTSCLEPVFSIIIAAVTLGEVLGPMQIIGMTLVLGATLIVQMPDRKGSAVIVEPME; translated from the coding sequence TTGACCCTGAAAGACTCGACCAGCTTATCGCCGAGACATAATCATCCCGTCCGCGGATACCTGTTCATCGCGGCCGCCACTATTTGCTGGGCGATTTCCGCCACTCTTGGCCGTGCGGCATTCACAGGCAAGCTGTTTGGTTCAGGTCAGGCGCTTGCTCCCATCGACCCATTGATCCTGGCGCAAAGCAGGACGACCATTTCCTTCCTGGTGCTGGCCCCAATTCTGCTGGCATTTCGTGGCCGTTCCGCATTGGCCATGCCGAGAAAAGACTTCTTACGAGTGATGTTGGTGGGAGTGGTCGGTGTGGCTGCTTCCAACTACTTCTACTATCTCGCGATCCAGCGGACGAATGTTGCGACAGCGATCATTCTGCAATACACAGCGCCTGTGTGGGTGTTGCTGTACATGGTGGCTCGTGGCCTGCAACGCGCGAGTTTACAGAAGATCGTTTCCATAGGCGTGGCACTTCTGGGCACTGCGCTTGTGATAGACGTCTTTACCGGCGATGGCTTAAGGACAGACAGGCTGGGTGTTACAGCGGCTATGCTGGCATCGCTTTCTTTTGCGTTCTACAACGTCTTCGGCGGCAACGTGGTGCAGAAACATGATCGCTGGAAGGTCGTGCTGTACGTCTTTCTCGGAGCCGCTGCATTCTGGGCCATTGTGAATCCTCCGTGGCGCATCATCGCGGCCCATTACTCATCGCAACAATGGGTGTTCCTGTTTGTGTTTGCCGTGATGTCGATTCTGCTTCCGTTCTCTTTTTACTTTGCAGGACTCCAGCATCTCGATCCTACGCGGGCAATCGTCACCAGCTGCCTCGAACCGGTGTTCTCCATCATCATCGCTGCGGTAACCTTGGGCGAAGTGTTAGGCCCGATGCAGATCATCGGAATGACGCTGGTGCTGGGGGCAACGCTGATCGTTCAGATGCCGGATCGAAAGGGAAGCGCGGTAATCGTTGAGCCGATGGAGTGA
- a CDS encoding PfkB family carbohydrate kinase, which produces MSILVVGSVAYDSIKTPFGSVERELGGSATHFSLAASFFTDVRVVGVVGDDFGPDQEAVFQKRKIDTRGIERADGKTFYWSGEYGENPNEAKTIFTHLNVFEKFQPKIPTEYLKTDFLFLGNIHPSLQSDVRRQMNGSKLVGGDTMNLWIDITRPELTETLKGIDILLINDGEAKMLAKDGSVPRAAQKVLAMGPKALVIKHGEYGATVFFREGAFGIGRHPFRAPTLPLEQVKDPTGAGDSFAGGFMGYIASQGEINRETLKRAMFYGGVMGSFAVEDFGTRRLQRVTRDEIEERFQIFRELTHLE; this is translated from the coding sequence ATGTCGATTCTGGTTGTCGGTTCAGTTGCATACGATTCCATCAAGACTCCGTTCGGCTCCGTCGAGCGCGAACTGGGCGGTTCCGCCACACACTTCAGCCTCGCCGCCAGCTTCTTCACGGATGTCCGTGTTGTCGGCGTGGTTGGTGACGATTTCGGTCCTGATCAGGAAGCTGTATTCCAAAAGCGCAAAATCGATACCCGCGGCATTGAGCGGGCGGACGGGAAGACTTTTTATTGGTCAGGCGAGTATGGCGAGAACCCCAACGAAGCCAAGACGATTTTCACGCACTTGAACGTTTTCGAGAAATTCCAGCCGAAGATTCCCACCGAGTATCTGAAAACCGATTTCCTGTTCCTGGGAAATATCCATCCGTCATTGCAGTCGGATGTGCGTCGCCAGATGAACGGGTCGAAACTCGTCGGCGGCGACACCATGAACCTGTGGATCGACATCACCCGGCCCGAGTTGACCGAAACGCTGAAGGGCATCGACATCCTTCTCATCAACGACGGCGAAGCGAAGATGCTTGCCAAAGACGGCAGCGTTCCTCGCGCAGCGCAAAAGGTACTGGCGATGGGGCCGAAGGCTCTCGTCATCAAGCACGGTGAGTACGGAGCGACTGTGTTCTTCCGCGAAGGCGCATTCGGCATCGGACGACACCCGTTCCGTGCGCCAACCCTGCCACTGGAGCAGGTGAAGGACCCCACAGGCGCTGGCGATTCGTTCGCCGGAGGCTTTATGGGATACATTGCGTCGCAGGGAGAGATCAACCGTGAGACGCTGAAACGCGCCATGTTCTACGGCGGCGTGATGGGCTCCTTCGCCGTGGAAGACTTCGGTACCCGCCGTCTGCAGCGCGTAACGAGAGATGAAATCGAAGAACGCTTCCAGATTTTCCGTGAGTTAACACACCTTGAGTAG
- a CDS encoding class I SAM-dependent methyltransferase: protein METEIKTDQKPKVIGASPTGANDRESASRAVREMFTSIAHRYDLLNHVLSLNTDRYWWWRASRTFRQILVRSDSRILDLCCGTGDMTFALSRRSGGRAAEIIGADFSHAMLQRAVVKSQGTKLRWVEADALQLPLPGDHFDLVTSAFGFRNLADYNAGLCEIYRVLRNNGEIGILDFGEPRGLLGKLYRFYFRSVLPKIGTLISGVRGPYAYLPASVARFPAPEEMLERMRQAGFRDVSWTPYTFGIAGLYRGRK, encoded by the coding sequence ATGGAGACGGAAATCAAAACGGATCAAAAGCCGAAAGTGATCGGAGCATCGCCGACCGGTGCCAACGATCGCGAGTCGGCTTCCCGTGCCGTGCGCGAGATGTTCACGTCGATCGCACACCGCTACGACCTGCTGAATCACGTCCTCTCGTTGAACACCGATCGCTACTGGTGGTGGCGGGCGTCAAGAACATTTCGTCAGATACTTGTCCGGAGCGACTCACGCATCCTGGATCTGTGCTGCGGAACCGGCGACATGACGTTTGCTTTGTCGCGTCGTTCCGGCGGGCGCGCTGCTGAGATCATCGGCGCGGACTTCTCTCATGCGATGCTGCAACGTGCGGTGGTGAAGTCCCAAGGGACAAAGCTTCGGTGGGTGGAGGCTGATGCTTTGCAGTTGCCCCTGCCGGGTGATCACTTCGACCTGGTGACGTCTGCCTTCGGGTTTCGCAATTTGGCCGACTACAACGCAGGCCTGTGCGAGATCTATCGCGTGCTGCGGAACAATGGCGAGATAGGCATCCTCGATTTCGGAGAGCCGAGGGGTCTGCTCGGGAAACTCTACCGATTCTATTTCCGTTCGGTGTTGCCCAAGATCGGCACTCTCATCTCCGGTGTACGCGGCCCCTATGCGTATCTTCCTGCGTCGGTAGCGCGTTTCCCCGCGCCGGAAGAAATGCTCGAGCGCATGCGGCAGGCAGGCTTCCGAGATGTTTCGTGGACGCCTTACACGTTTGGGATTGCGGGCCTTTATCGCGGCAGGAAATAA
- a CDS encoding NAD-dependent epimerase/dehydratase family protein, whose protein sequence is MKGNSKPAILVTGISGNLGTRLLRLLVDDFDVIGVDFAAPVTDLPLRFEKIDLSRESACHRLVEVLRATKARAVVHLAFVIDPVRTGVLDRDRMWQINVAGTARVMEAITEVNRHNTNVDTFIFPSSVSAYGPETPYLVKEDYPLGAHTLPYAIHKQEADDVVRYRAESMGNCTTYVLRPHIFAGATMQNYLIGVLRGTPTGKGKFAEKLRKKGKRLPLIIPGKKYRQSRFQFLHVDDMARLLNYILRKPVSGKNELVVLNVAGKGSPVNLQEAAQLADARIIEVPGRWIMWLILRLGWRFGISGIPPESLPYMIGSYTMDTTRLQKFLGGDYDRVIQYTIGEALLDSFRPVEEVQAAVVR, encoded by the coding sequence GTGAAAGGAAACTCCAAACCAGCCATCCTTGTAACCGGCATCTCCGGCAACCTGGGAACGCGACTTCTCAGGTTGCTGGTCGATGACTTCGATGTGATCGGCGTAGACTTCGCCGCCCCTGTTACCGACCTTCCGCTACGCTTCGAAAAAATAGATTTGTCGCGGGAGTCTGCCTGCCATCGTTTGGTTGAAGTTCTTCGAGCAACCAAGGCTCGCGCCGTCGTTCATCTGGCCTTCGTTATTGATCCAGTTCGCACGGGTGTACTGGACAGAGACCGGATGTGGCAGATCAACGTTGCTGGAACGGCCCGGGTCATGGAGGCCATCACAGAGGTTAACCGCCATAACACGAATGTCGATACCTTCATTTTTCCGAGTAGCGTATCTGCATATGGTCCTGAGACTCCCTACCTAGTAAAGGAAGACTACCCTCTCGGCGCCCACACCTTGCCCTACGCCATCCATAAGCAGGAAGCCGACGATGTTGTCCGATATCGCGCTGAAAGCATGGGCAATTGCACGACGTATGTTCTTCGTCCGCACATCTTCGCGGGTGCGACGATGCAGAACTACCTGATCGGAGTCCTTCGAGGCACCCCCACAGGGAAAGGAAAGTTCGCTGAGAAGCTTCGAAAAAAAGGTAAGCGACTCCCGCTGATTATTCCCGGAAAGAAATATCGTCAGAGCCGTTTCCAATTTCTGCATGTAGACGACATGGCGCGGCTGCTCAACTACATTCTGAGGAAACCCGTGTCGGGCAAGAACGAACTCGTCGTCCTGAATGTCGCGGGGAAAGGCTCACCCGTGAATCTGCAGGAAGCAGCTCAGTTGGCAGATGCACGGATCATCGAAGTTCCTGGGCGCTGGATCATGTGGCTGATTCTGAGGTTGGGCTGGAGATTCGGCATATCCGGGATTCCTCCCGAGTCATTGCCTTACATGATCGGCTCCTACACGATGGACACTACTCGTCTGCAAAAGTTCCTGGGTGGCGATTATGATCGGGTCATTCAGTACACCATCGGCGAGGCGCTATTGGATAGCTTCCGTCCCGTCGAAGAGGTTCAGGCGGCAGTTGTACGCTGA
- the aroB gene encoding 3-dehydroquinate synthase, whose amino-acid sequence MQRVDINIPAHPYSAVIENGLVNRAGVFLNELFQGRRRLYVVTTTPIRKIWGEALAEALKEFDTVFFEIPDGEKYKTLKTVEDLIRNLVKRGADRKSVVVAFGGGVVGDVAGFAASLYMRGIEVVQVPTTLLAQVDASVGGKTGVDLAEGKNLVGTFHHPRAVLIDPAVLGTLPDREFRAGLYEVMKCGLIRRPEIFEYMEQNREKVLQRDATALEWLISSAVQVKAEVVSADEREGDLRRILNFGHTIGHALEAETRYRQFLHGEAVAWGMVAASMIATAVQKTEPETARRIISTVLAYAPLPKVESRGKQVIKRLASDKKTIDGKVHFILPTEIGKVEIVNEVPERAVIQAVEELRYLSQTA is encoded by the coding sequence GTGCAACGGGTTGATATCAATATACCTGCGCATCCCTACAGCGCAGTCATCGAAAATGGCCTGGTAAACCGGGCGGGCGTGTTCCTGAACGAATTGTTTCAGGGGCGGCGTCGCCTATACGTGGTTACCACAACGCCAATCCGCAAGATCTGGGGCGAAGCGCTGGCCGAGGCGCTGAAAGAATTCGACACTGTTTTCTTCGAGATCCCGGATGGCGAGAAGTACAAGACTCTCAAGACCGTCGAGGACCTTATCCGAAATCTGGTCAAGCGCGGTGCCGATCGGAAGTCGGTGGTCGTCGCGTTTGGGGGTGGCGTAGTCGGCGACGTGGCGGGTTTTGCTGCTTCCCTCTACATGCGCGGAATTGAGGTCGTACAGGTTCCTACGACACTTCTGGCGCAAGTTGACGCTTCGGTCGGCGGAAAGACGGGTGTGGATCTGGCGGAAGGGAAGAACCTGGTCGGAACATTCCATCATCCGCGAGCGGTACTGATTGATCCCGCAGTGCTGGGTACGCTGCCTGATCGCGAATTTCGTGCCGGCCTTTACGAAGTCATGAAGTGCGGACTCATTCGGCGTCCGGAGATTTTCGAGTACATGGAGCAAAATCGCGAGAAGGTGCTTCAACGCGATGCCACTGCACTGGAGTGGTTGATCAGTTCTGCGGTGCAGGTGAAGGCGGAGGTGGTGTCGGCCGATGAGCGCGAGGGCGATTTGCGCCGGATCCTGAACTTCGGACACACCATCGGACACGCACTCGAAGCCGAAACTCGTTATCGGCAGTTCCTGCACGGAGAGGCCGTAGCGTGGGGCATGGTCGCCGCTTCGATGATCGCGACCGCGGTCCAGAAGACTGAACCGGAAACTGCCCGCCGGATTATCTCGACGGTGCTGGCTTACGCTCCGCTGCCCAAGGTGGAATCGCGCGGTAAGCAGGTGATCAAGCGACTTGCAAGCGACAAGAAGACCATCGACGGCAAAGTGCATTTCATTTTGCCAACCGAAATCGGGAAAGTGGAGATTGTGAACGAAGTCCCGGAGCGTGCCGTGATCCAGGCAGTAGAAGAACTGAGGTACTTGTCGCAGACTGCCTGA
- a CDS encoding S-methyl-5'-thioadenosine phosphorylase — MSQAEIGIIGGSGLYSMPGFSDVREVKLETPFGDPSDAYILGTLEGRKVAFLARHGRGHRLMPTELNFRANIMGMKMLGVERIVSLSAVGSLKQEHKPTDFVIPDQFIDRTFARVSTFFGDGIVAHVGFGDPVCHEVQQVINHACREASVVSKMNGTYVCMEGPQFSTKAESNLYRSWGADVIGMTNLQEAKLAREAEICYSTLAMVTDYDCWHPEHDSVTVEQIVAVLHKNAENACNVVRHAVRGMPATKSCKCDQALATAILTDRSKVPAATLKKLNPILGKYFGQKAGA; from the coding sequence TTGTCCCAAGCAGAAATAGGAATTATCGGTGGCAGCGGTTTATATAGCATGCCGGGCTTTTCAGACGTACGTGAGGTAAAGCTCGAAACTCCCTTTGGCGATCCGTCAGACGCTTACATCCTCGGTACTCTAGAGGGCCGCAAAGTTGCCTTCCTCGCGCGGCATGGACGTGGACATCGCCTGATGCCGACCGAGTTGAACTTCCGGGCCAACATCATGGGTATGAAGATGCTCGGGGTGGAGCGCATCGTTTCTCTTTCTGCTGTCGGATCATTGAAGCAGGAGCACAAGCCTACCGATTTCGTGATTCCCGATCAGTTCATCGACCGTACTTTCGCCCGTGTTTCCACGTTTTTCGGCGATGGCATTGTCGCGCACGTGGGATTCGGAGATCCGGTCTGCCATGAGGTGCAACAGGTCATCAATCATGCATGCCGCGAGGCCAGCGTCGTCTCGAAGATGAACGGCACGTACGTGTGCATGGAAGGTCCGCAGTTTTCAACCAAAGCCGAGTCAAACCTGTATCGCAGTTGGGGAGCCGACGTAATCGGCATGACCAACCTTCAGGAGGCGAAACTGGCGCGCGAGGCGGAGATTTGCTACTCAACACTCGCGATGGTTACCGACTATGACTGCTGGCATCCGGAGCACGACTCCGTCACGGTGGAACAGATCGTCGCCGTGCTGCACAAGAATGCAGAGAATGCCTGTAACGTGGTTCGCCATGCAGTGAGGGGAATGCCCGCCACAAAATCGTGCAAATGCGATCAGGCACTGGCGACGGCGATTCTCACGGATCGCAGCAAAGTGCCGGCAGCTACGCTGAAAAAGCTCAACCCGATTCTCGGCAAATACTTCGGACAAAAGGCGGGCGCATAG